A portion of the Streptomyces sp. NBC_00376 genome contains these proteins:
- a CDS encoding 3'-5' exonuclease has translation MTHWYEGPLAAFDTETTGVDVEGDRIVSAALVVQDAAGGRMRVTRWLVNPGIPVPVGATEIHGLTDDHLQRNGRWPAPVMEEIARTLAEQCAAGRPLVVMNAPFDLTLLDRELKRHRASSLGAYLQNSPLCVLDPRVLDKHLDRYRKGRRTLTDLCELYGVVLDGAHDAAADAAASLELVRAVGRRFSSRLERLTPPELHTLQAVWHAAQARGLQAWFAKNGTTEAVDPAWPLRPELPAAA, from the coding sequence ATGACTCACTGGTACGAGGGGCCGCTGGCCGCTTTTGACACCGAGACAACAGGAGTCGACGTCGAGGGGGACCGGATCGTCTCGGCCGCCCTGGTCGTCCAGGACGCGGCGGGCGGGCGGATGCGCGTCACCCGCTGGCTGGTGAATCCGGGGATACCGGTGCCCGTGGGGGCGACCGAGATCCATGGTCTGACCGACGATCACCTTCAGCGCAACGGCCGCTGGCCGGCGCCGGTGATGGAGGAGATAGCCCGCACGCTGGCCGAGCAGTGCGCGGCCGGACGCCCGCTGGTCGTGATGAACGCGCCGTTCGACCTGACGCTGCTGGACCGCGAGCTGAAGCGCCACCGTGCCTCGTCGCTCGGGGCGTATCTGCAGAACTCCCCGCTGTGCGTGCTGGATCCGCGCGTGCTCGACAAGCATCTGGACCGCTACCGCAAGGGCCGGCGGACCCTCACCGATCTGTGCGAGCTGTACGGAGTGGTGCTCGACGGCGCCCATGACGCGGCGGCCGACGCGGCGGCCTCGCTGGAGCTGGTGCGTGCGGTGGGGCGGCGGTTCTCGTCCCGGCTGGAGCGGCTGACCCCGCCGGAGCTGCACACCCTGCAGGCCGTGTGGCATGCGGCGCAGGCGCGTGGACTGCAGGCGTGGTTCGCGAAGAACGGCACGACGGAGGCGGTGGATCCGGCCTGGCCGCTGCGCCCGGAGCTTCCTGCCGCGGCATGA
- a CDS encoding DUF4365 domain-containing protein — MALAKPEPSGLLSQRTEPLRGTLATTACMETLQVGYLHAVAAAAGCSLSQPFPDNGIDWHVSHGAPGHAVDDEVTIKVQLKCTYQIPPNPPGPTFAFTLDNAHLVKLARTPVSVHKILVVMIVPRSQDDWLRAGHDRLDLRHCCYWTNLAGHAVTGRHRTTVRIPTSRIFDDRALCEIMTRVGAGGRP; from the coding sequence ATGGCGCTCGCGAAGCCCGAACCGAGCGGGCTGCTGTCACAGCGGACCGAACCGCTGCGCGGCACACTCGCAACCACCGCCTGCATGGAGACGCTCCAGGTGGGCTATCTGCACGCGGTCGCGGCCGCGGCGGGGTGCTCCCTGTCGCAGCCCTTCCCCGACAACGGCATCGACTGGCACGTCAGCCACGGTGCGCCGGGCCATGCCGTGGACGACGAAGTGACCATAAAGGTCCAGCTCAAATGCACCTACCAGATCCCGCCGAACCCGCCGGGACCGACCTTCGCCTTCACGCTCGACAACGCCCACCTCGTCAAGCTCGCGCGGACACCGGTGTCGGTGCACAAGATCCTCGTGGTGATGATCGTGCCGCGCAGCCAGGACGACTGGCTGCGAGCCGGGCACGACCGGCTCGACCTGCGGCACTGCTGCTACTGGACCAACCTGGCCGGCCACGCGGTGACGGGCCGGCACCGGACCACCGTGCGGATCCCCACCTCGCGCATCTTCGACGACCGGGCGCTCTGCGAGATCATGACCCGCGTAGGGGCGGGAGGGAGACCTTGA
- the thrS gene encoding threonine--tRNA ligase, translated as MSDVRVIIQRDSEREERVVTTGTTAAELFPGERTVVAARVAGELKDLAYAVADGEVVEPVEISSEDGLNILRHSTAHVMAQAVQQLFPEAKLGIGPPVKDGFYYDFDVEKPFTPEDLKAIEKKMQEIQKRGQKFSRRVVTDEAAREELADEPYKLELIGIKGSASSDDGADVEVGGGELTIYDNLDPKTGDLCWKDLCRGPHLPTTRFIPAFKLMRNAAAYWRGSEKNPMLQRIYGTAWPTKDELKAHLEFLEEAAKRDHRKLGNELDLFSFPDEIGPGLAVFHPKGGIIRRAMEDYSRRRHEEEGYEFVYSPHATKGKLFEKSGHLDWYADGMYPPMQLDDGVDYYLKPMNCPMHNLIFDARGRSYRELPLRLFEFGTVYRYEKSGVVHGLTRSRGFTQDDAHIYCTKEQMAEELDRTLTFVLNLLRDYGLTDFYLELSTKDPEKFVGSDEIWEEATETLRQVAEKQGLPLVPDPGGAAFYGPKISVQCKDAIGRTWQMSTVQLDFNLPERFDLEYTGPDGTKQRPVMIHRALFGSIERFFAVLLEHYAGAFPVWLAPVQAVGIPIGDAHIPYLQEFAAKARKKGLRVDVDASSDRMQKKIRNQQKAKVPFMIIAGDEDMANGAVSFRYRDGSQENGIPVEDAIAKIQKAVEDRVQV; from the coding sequence GTGTCAGACGTCCGTGTGATCATCCAACGCGATTCCGAGCGGGAAGAGCGCGTGGTGACGACGGGCACTACGGCAGCCGAGCTCTTCCCCGGCGAGCGCACCGTCGTCGCCGCCCGGGTCGCCGGTGAGCTGAAGGACCTCGCGTACGCCGTCGCCGACGGCGAGGTCGTCGAGCCCGTCGAGATCTCCTCCGAGGATGGCCTGAACATCCTGCGGCACTCCACCGCGCACGTCATGGCGCAGGCCGTGCAGCAGCTCTTCCCCGAGGCCAAGCTCGGCATCGGTCCGCCGGTCAAGGACGGCTTCTACTACGACTTCGACGTCGAGAAGCCCTTCACCCCGGAAGACCTCAAGGCCATCGAGAAGAAGATGCAGGAGATCCAGAAGCGGGGCCAGAAGTTCTCCCGCCGGGTCGTGACGGACGAGGCCGCCCGCGAGGAGCTGGCCGACGAGCCGTACAAGCTCGAGCTCATCGGAATCAAGGGCTCCGCATCCTCGGACGACGGCGCGGACGTCGAGGTGGGCGGCGGCGAGCTGACCATCTACGACAACCTCGACCCGAAGACCGGCGACCTGTGCTGGAAGGACCTCTGCCGGGGCCCGCACCTGCCGACCACCCGGTTCATCCCGGCGTTCAAGCTGATGCGCAACGCCGCGGCGTACTGGCGGGGCAGCGAGAAGAACCCGATGCTCCAGCGCATCTACGGCACCGCGTGGCCCACCAAGGACGAGCTCAAGGCCCACCTGGAGTTCCTGGAGGAGGCCGCCAAGCGCGACCACCGCAAGCTCGGCAACGAGCTGGACCTCTTCTCCTTCCCGGACGAGATCGGCCCCGGTCTCGCGGTCTTCCACCCCAAGGGCGGCATCATCCGCCGCGCCATGGAGGACTACTCGCGCCGCCGGCACGAGGAGGAGGGCTACGAGTTCGTCTACTCCCCGCACGCCACCAAGGGCAAGCTCTTCGAGAAGTCCGGCCACCTGGACTGGTACGCCGACGGCATGTACCCGCCCATGCAGCTCGACGACGGGGTGGACTACTACCTCAAGCCGATGAACTGCCCGATGCACAACCTGATCTTCGACGCGCGCGGGCGCTCATACCGTGAACTGCCGCTGCGCCTCTTCGAGTTCGGCACGGTGTACCGGTACGAGAAGTCCGGTGTGGTGCACGGTCTGACCCGCTCGCGCGGCTTCACGCAGGACGACGCGCACATCTACTGCACCAAGGAGCAGATGGCCGAGGAGCTCGACCGGACGCTCACCTTCGTCCTGAACCTGCTCCGCGACTACGGTCTGACCGACTTCTACCTGGAGCTCTCCACCAAGGACCCGGAGAAGTTCGTCGGCTCCGACGAGATCTGGGAAGAGGCCACCGAGACGCTGCGCCAGGTCGCCGAGAAGCAGGGCCTGCCGCTGGTCCCGGACCCGGGCGGCGCCGCGTTCTACGGCCCGAAGATCTCGGTGCAGTGCAAGGACGCCATCGGCCGTACCTGGCAGATGTCGACCGTGCAGCTCGACTTCAACCTCCCGGAGCGCTTCGACCTGGAGTACACCGGCCCGGACGGCACCAAGCAGCGCCCGGTCATGATCCACCGCGCCCTGTTCGGTTCCATCGAGCGCTTCTTCGCGGTGCTCCTCGAGCACTACGCGGGTGCGTTCCCGGTGTGGCTGGCCCCGGTCCAGGCGGTCGGCATCCCGATCGGCGACGCGCACATCCCGTACCTCCAGGAGTTCGCGGCCAAGGCCCGGAAGAAGGGGCTGCGGGTCGACGTGGACGCTTCCTCCGACCGGATGCAGAAGAAGATCCGCAACCAGCAGAAGGCCAAGGTGCCCTTCATGATCATCGCGGGCGACGAGGACATGGCCAACGGCGCCGTCTCCTTCCGCTACCGCGACGGATCGCAGGAGAACGGCATCCCGGTCGAGGACGCCATCGCCAAGATCCAGAAGGCCGTCGAGGACCGCGTCCAGGTCTGA
- a CDS encoding potassium channel family protein, giving the protein MSDRSADSTPERLRHWEQRTEVPLLGVSLLFLLGYAVRVLAPEDAEPWRDLALVLVGATWLVFVADYVVRFRLSGLRHHFFRVHWLDTLVLLLPLLRPLRLIRVYTAVQQRRAQPRLSLYARVISYAGASSLLLGFSASLAVYHQEHKVPDSTIHTFGDAVWWACETLTTVGYGDAVPVTPGGRVVAAGLMMCGLALLGAVTGSFSSWLLQVFRREDEKRPPEGG; this is encoded by the coding sequence ATGAGCGACCGGTCCGCCGACTCCACCCCTGAACGCCTACGGCACTGGGAGCAGCGCACCGAGGTGCCGCTGCTCGGCGTCTCCCTGCTCTTCCTGCTCGGCTACGCGGTCCGCGTCCTCGCCCCCGAGGACGCCGAGCCCTGGCGGGACCTCGCCCTGGTCCTGGTCGGCGCCACCTGGCTGGTCTTCGTGGCGGACTACGTCGTACGGTTCCGGCTCAGCGGCCTTCGCCACCACTTCTTCCGGGTCCACTGGCTGGACACGCTGGTGCTGCTGCTTCCGCTGCTGCGGCCGCTGCGCCTGATCCGGGTCTACACCGCGGTCCAGCAGCGCCGGGCTCAACCGCGGCTGAGCCTGTACGCCCGGGTGATCAGCTACGCCGGCGCGTCCTCCCTGCTGCTCGGTTTCTCCGCGTCGCTCGCGGTCTACCACCAGGAGCACAAGGTCCCGGATTCCACGATCCATACCTTCGGCGACGCGGTGTGGTGGGCGTGCGAGACGCTCACGACGGTGGGGTACGGGGACGCGGTGCCCGTCACGCCGGGCGGCCGGGTCGTCGCCGCGGGCCTGATGATGTGCGGGCTGGCGCTGCTGGGAGCGGTGACGGGGTCGTTCTCGTCGTGGCTGCTCCAGGTCTTCAGGCGGGAGGACGAGAAGAGGCCCCCGGAGGGCGGGTAG
- a CDS encoding HIT family protein: protein MLIAMTSEPEQQIGVGTPDAFQRLWTPHRMAYIQGENKPTGPEAGDGCPFCGIPSSSDEDGLVVARGKHVYAVLNLYPYNGGHLMVVPYRHVADYTELDGPETMELADFTKRAMVALRTASGAHGFNIGMNQGSVAGAGIAAHLHQHLVPRWGGDTNFMPVVGHTKVLPQLLADTRKMLADAWPEG, encoded by the coding sequence ATGCTGATCGCCATGACGAGTGAGCCGGAGCAGCAGATCGGAGTGGGAACGCCCGACGCGTTCCAGCGCCTGTGGACGCCCCACCGGATGGCGTACATCCAGGGCGAGAACAAGCCGACCGGCCCGGAGGCCGGCGACGGCTGTCCGTTCTGCGGGATCCCGTCGAGTTCGGACGAGGACGGGCTCGTCGTCGCCCGCGGCAAGCACGTGTACGCCGTGCTGAACCTGTATCCGTACAACGGCGGCCATCTGATGGTGGTGCCGTACCGGCATGTCGCGGACTACACGGAGCTGGACGGTCCGGAGACCATGGAGCTGGCCGATTTTACCAAGCGGGCGATGGTGGCCCTGCGGACGGCCTCGGGGGCGCACGGATTCAACATCGGCATGAACCAGGGATCGGTGGCGGGTGCCGGCATCGCGGCCCATCTGCACCAGCATCTGGTGCCGCGCTGGGGTGGTGACACCAACTTCATGCCGGTGGTCGGCCACACGAAGGTGCTGCCGCAGCTGCTCGCCGACACCCGCAAGATGCTGGCCGACGCCTGGCCGGAGGGCTGA